The Zygosaccharomyces rouxii strain CBS732 chromosome G complete sequence genome contains a region encoding:
- the MIS1 gene encoding trifunctional formate-tetrahydrofolate ligase/methenyltetrahydrofolate cyclohydrolase/methylenetetrahydrofolate dehydrogenase MIS1 (highly similar to uniprot|P09440 Saccharomyces cerevisiae YBR084W MIS1 Mitochondrial C1-tetrahydrofolate synthase involved in interconversion between different oxidation states of tetrahydrofolate (THF) provides activities of formyl-THF synthetase methenyl-THF cyclohydrolase and methylene-THF dehydrogenase), whose translation MWWSLRRALHVSVFRGYHTLSGTKIAKSIREHAHREITSIRKKHPDFNPTLKIIQVGDRPDSSTYIRMKLRASKESGVHCIVEKLPKGISQLELLNQIRKVNEDESMHGLLIQVPLPSHLNETLIANTVSPEKDVDGFHRYNAGELAKRKGNPYFLPCTPAGCMRLLQETQIDLAGKSAVVIGRSDIVGNPVASLLRNRNATVTMCHSHTTNTPEIVSKADIVIAACGIPEYVKGEWLKSDAIVIDVGINYIEDHTKKTGQRLVGDVEFNSAKDRASWITPVPGGVGPMTVAMLVENVLAAAKRQLAQRDRIPQIEPLPLHLQNPVPSDIEISRDQPPKPITQVAEELGIHNSELESFGHYKAKVSLSVLDRLKHRENGKYVLVAGITPTPLGEGKSTTTLGLVQSLTAHCGKPSIANVRQPSMGPTFGVKGGAAGGGYSQVIPMDEFNMHLTGDIHAIGAANNLLAAAIDTRIFHESTQKKDSSFYNRLVPKKNGRRTFTPSMLKRLQKLGISKTNPDELTPEEINKFARLNINPDTIAIKRVVDVNDRMLRRITIGEAPTEKGHKRTTGFDITVASELMAILALSTDLKDMRQRIGRMVIGSNVNDEPVTVEDIGCAGALTALLKDTLKPNLMQSLEGTPVMVHAGPFANISIGASSVIADKLALKLMGSTSKTENAGYVVTEAGFDFTMGGERFCNIKSRASGLTPDAIVLVATIRALKLHGGGSDVKPGQPLPQEYVQENVDLVAKGCSNLCKQISNASQFGVPIVVAINKFQSDSDLELETVRKAALEAGAIDAVATNHWEKGGSGAIDLAQAVIRATDQPKNFQYLYNLHDSVEAKMESIVKNLYGAANLSISPEAQAKIDTYKNQGFGDLPVCIAKTQYSLSHDPSLKGVPQGFTFPINDVRVSVGAGYMYALAAEIQTIPGLSTYAGYMNVEVDDDGNIQGLF comes from the coding sequence ATGTGGTGGTCATTGAGACGTGCCTTACATGTCTCCGTATTTCGTGGCTATCATACACTTTCCGGAACTAAAATCGCAAAAAGCATAAGGGAACATGCTCATCGCGAGATTACATCAATACGTAAGAAGCATCCTGATTTCAATCCAACATTGAAGATTATTCAAGTTGGTGATAGACCCGATTCTAGTACGTATATTCGTATGAAACTTAGGGCGTCTAAGGAAAGTGGTGTTCATTGTATTGTagaaaaattaccaaagggaatttctcaattggaattgttAAATCAAATTCGTAAAGtcaatgaagatgaatctaTGCACGGATTGTTAATCCAAGTTCCATTACCATCTCATCTAAATGAAACCTTGATCGCTAATACCGTATCTCCTGAAAAGGACGTTGATGGATTCCATCGTTATAACGCTGGTGAATTAGCAAAGAGAAAGGGGAACCCTTATTTCTTGCCATGCACCCCTGCTGGTTGTATGAGATTGTTACAAGAGACTCAAATTGATTTGGCTGGAAAATCCGCTGTTGTTATCGGTAGATCTGATATTGTAGGAAATCCTGTAGCGTCTCTTTTAAGAAATCGTAATGCCACAGTTACCATGTGTCATAGCCATACCACAAATACCCCAGAAATCGTTTCCAAGGCTGATATTGTCATAGCTGCATGCGGGATTCCAGAATACGTAAAAGGTGAATGGTTGAAATCAGATGCTATTGTAATCGATGTCGGTATCAATTATATCGAGGATCATACGAAAAAAACTGGCCAGCGATTGGTGGGTGATGTTGAATTTAATTCTGCTAAGGACCGCGCATCATGGATAACACCTGTACCAGGTGGTGTTGGCCCCATGACAGTCGCGATGTTAGTTGAGAATGTCTTGGCAGCAGCAAAAAGACAGTTGGCTCAACGTGATAGAATACCGCAAATTGAACCTCTTCCTTTACACTTACAAAATCCGGTACCTTCCGACATTGAAATCTCAAGAGATCAACCCCCAAAACCTATTACTCAAGtagcagaagaattgggGATCCACAACAGTGAATTAGAATCCTTTGGCCATTACAAGGCAAAAGTTTCACTTTCCGTTCTTGACAGACTAAAACATCgtgaaaatggtaaataCGTACTAGTGGCAGGTATTACACCAACTCCATTGGGTGAAGGTAAGTCTACAACCACTTTAGGTTTAGTACAATCTCTAACCGCTCATTGCGGTAAACCATCAATTGCCAATGTTCGTCAACCATCAATGGGTCCTACTTTTGGTGTCAAAGGTGGTGCCGCAGGTGGTGGATATTCACAAGTTATCCCCATGGATGAGTTTAACATGCATTTGACTGGTGATATTCATGCCATTGGTGCTGCAAATAACCTTTTAGCAGCTGCCATAGATACAAGAATCTTTCATGAGAGTACCCAAAAGAAGGACTCGTCCTTTTACAACAGATTAGTTCCCAAGAAGAATGGTCGTCGTACTTTCACACCGTCAATGTTGAAAAGGTTACAAAAACTGGGGATCTCAAAGACAAATCCTGATGAATTGACACCCGAAGAAATTAACAAGTTCGCTAGATTGAACATTAACCCTGATACAATTGCCATCAAAAGGGTCGTAGACGTTAATGATAGAATGCTTAGACGTATCACTATCGGTGAAGCACCTACTGAAAAGGGCCATAAAAGAACTACAGGATTTGACATTACAGTTGCCTCTGAACTGATGGCCATCTTAGCTTTATCCACCGATTTGAAGGATATGAGACAACGTATTGGTCGTATGGTTATCGGGTCCAATGTTAATGATGAACCTGTCACTGTGGAAGACATTGGTTGCGCTGGTGCTTTAACCGCTCTACTCAAGGATACTTTGAAACCTAACTTGATGCAATCCCTCGAAGGAACACCTGTCATGGTTCATGCCGGTCCCTTTGCCAATATCTCCATTGGTGCCTCTTCCGTGATTGCAGATAAGCTTGCCCTAAAGCTTATGGGTTCAACTTCGAAGACTGAAAACGCTGGTTATGTGGTCACTGAAGCAGGCTTTGACTTTACCATGGGAGGTGAAAGATTCTGTAATATCAAATCTCGTGCATCTGGATTGACACCCGATGCCATCGTCCTAGTGGCTACCATTAGAGCTCTTAAATTACATGGTGGTGGATCGGATGTTAAACCAGGTCAGCCTTTACCACAAGAATATGTGCAAGAAAATGTGGATTTAGTAGCTAAAGGTTGCTCCAATCTGTGTAAGCAAATTTCCAATGCTTCACAATTCGGAGTACCTATAGTGGTGGCTATCAATAAGTTCCAATCTGATAGtgatttagaattggaaactgTTCGAAAGGCAGCACTAGAGGCAGGTGCTATTGATGCAGTGGCTACTAATCACTGGGAAAAAGGTGGTTCGGGTGCCATTGATTTAGCTCAAGCAGTTATTAGAGCCACTGACCAACCCAAAAATTTCCAGTATTTGTACAATCTCCACGATTCAGTGGAAGCTAAAATGGAAAGTATTGTAAAGAACTTGTACGGCGCTGCTAATCTAAGTATTTCACCAGAGGCGCAAGCTAAAATTGATACCTACAAAAATCAAGGATTTGGTGATTTACCGGTCTGTATTGCCAAGACTCAATACTCTTTATCACACgatccatctttgaaaggTGTACCTCAAGGATTTACTTTTCCCATTAACGATGTAAGAGTTTCCGTAGGTGCGGGTTACATGTATGCACTGGCGGCTGAGATTCAAACTATACCAGGTCTATCGACCTATGCAGGTTACATGAATGTtgaagttgatgatgatggcaATATTCAAGGTTTATTCTAG
- the RPL19A gene encoding 60S ribosomal protein eL19 (highly similar to uniprot|P05735 Saccharomyces cerevisiae YBR084C-A RPL19A and to uniprot|P05735 Saccharomyces cerevisiae YBL027W RPL19B Proteins component of the large (60S) ribosomal subunit): MANLRTQKRLAASVIGAGKRKVWLDPNETSELAQANSRNAIRKLVKNGTIVKKAVLVHSRSRTRRYAASKRSGRHTGYGKRKGTKEARLPSKVVWIRRLRVLRRLLSKYRDAGKIDRHLYHVLYHEAKGNTFKHKRALVEHIIQAKADAQREKALKEEADARRLKNRAARERRSQRVAEKREALLRDD, translated from the exons AT GGCTAACTTGCGTACTCAAAAGAGACTCGCCGCTTCTGTCATCGGTGCTGGTAAGAGAAAGGTCTGGTTAGACCCTAACGAAACCTCTGAGTTGGCTCAAGCTAACTCCAGAAACGCCATCAGAAAATTGGTTAAGAATGGTACCATTGTGAAGAAGGCCGTCTTGGTGCACTCCAGATCTAGAACTAGAAGATACGCTGCTTCTAAGAGAAGTGGTCGTCACACCGGTTACGGTAAGAGAAAGGGTACCAAGGAAGCTCGTTTGCCCTCTAAGGTCGTCTGGATCAGAAGATTGCGTGTTTTGAGAAGACTATTGTCAAAATACCGTGACGCTGGTAAGATCGACAGACACTTGTACCACGTCTTGTACCACGAAGCCAAGGGTAACACCTTCAAGCACAAGAGAGCTTTGGTCGAACACATCATTCAAGCTAAGGCTGATGCTCAACGTGAAAAGGCTTTGAAGGAAGAAGCCGACGCTAGAAGATTGAAGAACAGAGCCGCCCGTGAGAGAAGATCCCAAAGAGTCGCTGAAAAGAGAGAAGCTTTGTTGAGAGACGACTAA
- a CDS encoding uncharacterized protein (similar to uniprot|P38202 Saccharomyces cerevisiae YBL028C Hypothetical ORF), whose protein sequence is MAKSLRAKSSLRAKSAKRQNEFQKAYDAREARLSEKRQQELVNQKMEELKKKENEGKMDEETTEKPLKISTSGWRDANHINWRRAHKKKRSKTSF, encoded by the coding sequence ATGGCTAAATCTCTACGTGCAAAGAGCAGTCTACGAGCTAAATCTGCCAAGCGTCAGaatgaatttcaaaaggcCTATGATGCCAGAGAGGCAAGATTATCAGAAAAACGTCAGCAGGAACTGGTGAATCAAAAGatggaagaattaaaaaagaaggaaaatgaaGGGAAAATGGACGAAGAAACCACTGAAAAACCACTTAAAATAAGTACGAGTGGCTGGCGTGATGCTAACCATATAAACTGGCGTAGAGCTCATAAGAAGAAGCGTAGTAAGACAAgcttttga
- a CDS encoding uncharacterized protein (some similarities with uniprot|P38201 Saccharomyces cerevisiae YBL029W Hypothetical ORF), protein MFLEEWQFFETPFFEPLKGFKDVPLDDGEIDFFNFEDPHIHTHNYFNNNNNNNNNFSNNNDNSNNSNGNNSNRNNVNRNYDEQETNCNNSNGLMEDWWQLPTPDSESGSGYAPLSDSAAGSQATPVDFSLRTSASGVLEPAPVPASSSVSSSFLVTDGFSLDNEQLLEQDQEYGHEEEDEHEDSHEDSNEDLNEDSHVGGTPILTPTPRYVKQPRQNRYSGSSPPKGRRVSDSRLSAQGLAEVLRLDSPDEALKRERFILDIFETELHYPLGYKTWVRDTSKDYRHKLIDQLYDRVRGTYPEYDRNVLETIIRRATYYIMQSRLRRERRAKAKSRRESSSSSN, encoded by the coding sequence ATGTTCCTAGAAGAGTGGCAGTTTTTCGAAACCccattctttgaaccattGAAAGGGTTTAAAGATGTACCGTTggatgatggtgaaatagattttttcaatttcgaAGACCCTCATATTCATACTCATAATTatttcaataataataataataataataataatttcagtaataataatgacaatagtaataacagtaatggtaataatagtaatcGTAATAATGTTAATCGTAATtatgatgaacaagaaactAATTGTAACAACAGTAATGGGTTAATGGAAGATTGGTGGCAGTTGCCAACGCCTGACAGTGAGAGCGGTAGTGGTTATGCTCCCCTAAGCGATAGCGCCGCAGGTTCGCAAGCCACACCTGTGGATTTCTCTCTGCGGACCTCGGCTTCGGGAGTCCTAGAACCGGCACCGGTGCCggcttcttcttcagtatcatcatcattccTGGTGACTGATGGTTTTTCGCTGGACAATGAGCAACTGCTAGAGCAGGATCAAGAGTACGGACACGAAGAGGAGGATGAACATGAAGATTCACATGAAGATTcaaatgaagatttgaacGAAGATTCACACGTGGGAGGGACACCAATTCTCACCCCAACACCACGCTATGTGAAACAACCACGTCAAAATCGTTATTCAGGTAGTTCACCACCAAAGGGTAGAAGAGTCTCTGATTCACGTCTATCTGCACAGGGGTTAGCAGAAGTTTTAAGACTAGACTCGCCGGACGAGGCATTAAAACGTGAGAGGTTTATTTTAGACATTTTCGAAACCGAACTTCATTATCCATTAGGTTACAAGACATGGGTTAGGGATACCTCTAAAGATTACAGACACAAGttaattgatcaattgtaCGATAGAGTCAGGGGTACCTATCCTGAATACGACAGAAATGTGCTAGAGACAATTATTAGAAGAGCCACATATTATATCATGCAAAGCAGAttaagaagagaaagacgTGCGAAGGCCAAGAGTAGGCGGGAAAGTTCTTCCTCGAGCAATTAA
- a CDS encoding uncharacterized protein (similar to uniprot|Q3E756 Saccharomyces cerevisiae YBL029C-A Protein of unknown function green fluorescent protein (GFP)-fusion protein localizes to the cell periphery has potential orthologs in Saccharomyces species and in Yarrowia lipolytica): MFLCIPIVCGTHDWNKPYDNNPKHAGLFCPHCHNNSVSPIKRREFFTVWFIPLIPLHWGKQLHCNICGWRQDFSNDAQLQQMLQPAQAPLPEKH, encoded by the coding sequence ATGTTTTTATGTATTCCTATAGTATGCGGTACGCACGATTGGAACAAACCATACGACAATAACCCAAAACATGCTGGACTATTCTGCCCGCACTGTCACAACAACAGTGTATCTCCAATCAAACGcagagaatttttcacaGTTTGGTTCATACCACTAATTCCATTGCATTGGGGTAAACAATTGCATTGTAATATCTGTGGCTGGCGTCAAGACTTCAGTAACGATGCTCAATTGCAGCAGATGCTACAGCCAGCTCAAGCCCCACTCCCTGAAAAGCACTAG
- the PET9 gene encoding ADP/ATP carrier protein PET9 (highly similar to uniprot|P18239 Saccharomyces cerevisiae YBL030C PET9 Major ADP/ATP carrier of the mitochondrial inner membrane exchanges cytosolic ADP for mitochondrially synthesized ATP Pet9p and Sal1p have an overlapping function critical for viability), translating into MSAVAEKTESNFMIDFLMGGVSAAVAKTCAAPIERVKLLLQNQDEMMKQGTLDRRYNGIVDCFTRTAKAEGVVSFWRGNTANVIRYFPTQALNFAFKDKIKALLSFKKEEGYGKWFAGNIASGGAAGGLSLLFVYSLDYARTRLAADSKNEKKGGERQFNGLVDVYKKTLASDGLAGLYRGFGPSVVGIVVYRGLYFGLYDSAKPLLLTGSLDGSFWASFLLGWVVTTGASTASYPLDTVRRRMMMTSGQAVKYNGAFDAFKQIVATEGVKSLFRGCAANILRGVAGAGVISLYDQLQMIVFGKKFK; encoded by the coding sequence ATGTCTGCTGTTGCTGAAAAGACTGAGTCTAACTTTATGATCGACTTCTTGATGGGTGGTGTCTCCGCCGCTGTGGCCAAGACCTGTGCCGCTCCCATCGAAAGAGTTAagttgttgttgcaaaACCAAGACGAAATGATGAAACAAGGTACTCTTGACAGAAGATACAACGGTATCGTCGACTGTTTCACCAGAACCGCTAAGGCCGAAGGTGTTGTTTCTTTCTGGAGAGGTAACACCGCTAACGTTATCCGTTACTTCCCAACTCAAGCTTTGAACTTTGCTTTCAAGGACAAGATCAAGGCTTTGTTGTCTTtcaagaaggaagaaggtTACGGTAAATGGTTCGCTGGTAACATTGCATCCGGTGGTGCTGCTGGTGGTTTGTCTCTATTGTTCGTCTACTCTTTGGATTACGCAAGAACCAGATTGGCTGCTGACTCCAAGAACGAAAAGAAGGGTGGTGAACGTCAATTCAACGGTCTAGTCGATGTTTACAAGAAGACTCTTGCTTCTGACGGTCTAGCTGGTCTTTACAGAGGTTTCGGTCCATCTGttgttggtattgttgTCTACAGAGGTTTGTACTTTGGTCTTTACGACTCCGCTAAGCCTCTATTGTTGACTGGTTCTTTGGACGGTTCTTTCTGGGCTTCCTTCTTGTTGGGTTGGGTTGTCACCACTGGTGCTTCCACCGCTTCCTACCCATTGGATACCGttagaagaagaatgatgatgactTCTGGTCAAGCTGTTAAATACAACGGTGCTTTCGACGCTTTCAAGCAAATTGTTGCCACTGAAGGTGTTAAGTCCTTGTTCAGAGGTTGTGCTGCTAACATCTTGAGAGGTGTTGCTGGTGCAGGTGTCATCTCCTTGTACGACCAATTGCAAATGATTGTCTTCGGTAAGAAGTTCAAATAA
- the SHE1 gene encoding She1p (weakly similar to uniprot|P38200 Saccharomyces cerevisiae YBL031W SHE1 Cytoskeletal protein of unknown function overexpression causes growth arrest) — protein MQKDIDAIGRVGVTKRIGSSVLDELDERAGEKISELKPSDFDSSNATDDKHNELSKHFQNVHESQFNKMESLESHYINNALPQTPKRHVENNDSEFSNPKKPRIPIPSSPPVHDITRRIRRLRLRSSLTGGNSNQSRTPSQTALKNTPLTRQRPMDPPRFLRPTINSLNKKNVDTQPIIRNKEPREEVRGTSRPVLKSQFNQPQPIQQREKKQIPRSQSVFERLYSQTTIARSCSMGNVSVKAQSHGIPSRTREHESNTGTNNNSSSTGRNPNTRVNSNSNRTRMTRSQTSESLSSQLERPAWK, from the coding sequence ATGCAAAAGGATATTGATGCGATAGGGAGAGTTGGTGTAACTAAGCGCATTGGATCATCAGTTCTTGATGAGCTAGATGAAAGGgctggtgaaaaaataagCGAATTAAAACCAAGCGACTTTGATAGTAGTAATGCAACTGATGATAAGCATAACGAATTGTCAAAACATTTCCAGAATGTTCACGAATCTCAATTCAATAAAATGGAATCGCTAGAGTCTCATTACATCAACAATGCATTACCACAAACACCGAAGAGACATGTTGAAAACAATGATAGTGAATTCAGTAATCCTAAAAAACCAAGGATTCCAATCCCTTCATCGCCGCCAGTTCATGATATTACAAGGAGAATACGAAGGTTAAGATTAAGAAGTTCATTAACAGGTGGAAATTCAAATCAATCAAGAACCCCATCGCAGACTGCGTTGAAAAATACGCCATTGACAAGGCAGAGACCAATGGATCCGCCAAGATTTTTAAGACCAACTATTAATTCgttgaacaagaagaatGTCGATACCCAACCAATTATAAGGAATAAGGAGCCGCGTGAGGAAGTTCGAGGAACAAGTAGACCAGTCCTGAAAAGTCAATTCAATCAACCACAACCAATACAACagagagaaaagaaacagaTACCAAGATCGCAGTCAGTCTTCGAAAGACTGTACTCACAGACGACAATTGCAAGATCATGTTCGATGGGTAACGTTTCAGTAAAAGCACAATCGCATGGCATACCGAGTCGGACACGTGAGCATGAGAGTAACACTGGTACTAATAACAACAGTAGCAGCACCGGTAGGAATCCTAACACAAGGGttaattcaaattcaaataggACTAGAATGACAAGAAGCCAAACGAGTGAATCGTTATCGAGCCAATTGGAGCGGCCAGCATGGAAGTGA
- the HEK2 gene encoding Hek2p (similar to uniprot|P38199 Saccharomyces cerevisiae YBL032W), with amino-acid sequence MSDINDPNSISLPVGSSCTSRGASTETFTTSRSTTLFSSQQESKDEGNVELRESITLPTINHRVLLSLKESAKVIGTKGSTIQNVREINHVKIGLSEKQLGCSDRVLSCAGRIINVAHSLGQIVSVLKEGSTVSSAEKYAFHFLNPILPPPTRDEFQDLTLDEINKIGTSRLMVTNSQLSSIIGKGGARIKSLKERHRVKIVASRDFLPDSDERILEIQGLPNAITNVLLQISKILLNELDITFASERRYYPHLRSSSPSNAVSLAASTSGVQTGASNYLNNEFKATLKIPESYVGAIAGRRGNRIANLRKFTKTKIIVEKKIDKTVIDVDPDNRTFIILGDHFKNVKLAESMLLKNLDVEIEKRKSRLAKK; translated from the coding sequence ATGTCTGATATTAACGATCCGAATAGTATAAGTCTCCCGGTGGGGTCTTCTTGTACTAGCAGAGGTGCAAGCACTGAGACGTTTACAACAAGTAGGTCGACGACCCTTTTCTCCTCACAACAAGAATCAAAGGACGAAGGAAATGTAGAGCTAAGGGAATCCATAACTCTTCCTACTATCAACCACAGAGTGCTTCTATCATTAAAAGAATCCGCCAAAGTAATTGGAACTAAAGGTTCGAcaattcaaaatgttaGAGAGATCAACCATGTTAAAATTGGGCTTTCTGAAAAACAGCTGGGTTGTTCAGATAGAGTTTTAAGTTGTGCTGGCAGAATAATTAATGTCGCCCATTCGTTAGGACAAATTGTTTCGGTCTTGAAAGAAGGCTCAACAGTATCGTCAGCTGAGAAATAtgcatttcattttctaaatccaaTTCTACCACCGCCAACGAGGGAcgaatttcaagatttaactttagatgaaattaataAAATTGGTACTTCAAGATTAATGGTAACTAATTCTCAATTATCATCGATTATTGGTAAGGGGGGTGCAAGAATTAAATCTCTGAAGGAAAGACATAGAGTTAAAATTGTTGCCTCCAGGGACTTTTTACCTGATAGTGACGAAAGAATCTTAGAAATTCAAGGTTTACCCAATGCAATTACAAACGTTCTTTTACAAATCAGCAAAATATTATTGAATGAACTAGATATCACTTTTGCGTCAGAAAGAAGGTATTACCCCCATTTACGTTCATCCTCACCATCCAATGCTGTTTCATTAGCAGCCTCTACATCAGGTGTTCAAACCGGCGCTTCGAATTATCTAAACAATGAATTTAAAGCGACTTTAAAGATTCCTGAATCCTACGTGGGGGCTATAGCCGGCAGACGAGGTAATCGAATTGCTAATTTAAGAAAATTCACAAAGACAAAAAtaattgttgaaaagaaaattgataaaactGTAATTGATGTAGATCCTGATAATCGAACATTTATTATTTTAGGTGATCACTTTAAAAATGTCAAATTAGCAGAATCGATGCTACTAAAAAACTTAGACgtggaaattgaaaagagaaagtcACGCTTAGctaaaaaatga
- the RIB1 gene encoding GTP cyclohydrolase II (similar to uniprot|P38066 Saccharomyces cerevisiae YBL033C RIB1 GTP cyclohydrolase II catalyzes the first step of the riboflavin biosynthesis pathway): MVQSEEEVILPKVRCVARARIPTTQGPDIFLHLYSNDRDNKEHLAIVFGEDIRSRSLFRRRNGESQQDRMIRGAYVGKLYPGRVDADIDDRQGLALQFDQAGNLITDNQTTWNGENDTLIRVHSECYTGETAWSARCDCGEQFDRAGKLIACEREASTGIVGGSGHGVIVYLRQEGRGIGLSEKLKAYNLQDLGADTVQANILLKHPADGRDFSIGKSILIDLGIRNIRLLTNNPEKIEQASHPPLLNCVERVPMVPIHWTQEGEGIHSKEVEGYLRTKIERMGHLLQSPLNLHSATQPGNVLV, encoded by the coding sequence ATGGTACAgtctgaagaagaagttattTTACCCAAGGTGAGGTGTGTAGCAAGGGCAAGAATCCCTACTACTCAAGGTCctgatatttttttacaTCTTTACTCTAATGACAGGGATAACAAAGAGCATTTAGCTATTGTTTTTGGTGAGGATATAAGGTCAAGGTCGTTGTTTCGTCGGAGAAACGGAGAGTCACAACAAGATAGAATGATTAGAGGTGCATATGTGGGGAAACTCTATCCAGGACGTGTTGATGCTGATATTGACGACCGTCAAGGCCTCGCACTGCAGTTCGATCAAGCTGGGAATTTAATAACAGATAATCAAACTACATGGAACGGTGAAAATGATACCTTGATCCGTGTACACAGCGAATGTTATACGGGTGAGACAGCATGGTCGGCACGCTGTGATTGCGGTGAACAATTCGATCGTGCAGGTAAGTTAATTGCCTGTGAAAGGGAAGCATCAACAGGGAttgttggtggtagtgGTCACGGTGTTATTGTCTACCTACGGCAAGAAGGTAGAGGTATTGGTTTgagtgaaaaattaaaagCTTAtaatttacaagatttggGTGCTGATACCGTTCAAGcaaatattcttctaaAACATCCTGCTGATGGACGTGATTTTTCAATCGGTAAATCAATATTAATCGACCTGGGTATTAGAAATATCAGACTCTTGACGAATAATCCTGAGAAAATTGAGCAGGCATCTCACCCACCCCTATTAAACTGTGTTGAACGTGTTCCAATGGTCCCCATTCATTGGACTCAAGAAGGCGAAGGCATCCACTCTAAGGAAGTTGAAGGCTACCTAAGGACAAAGATCGAGCGTATGGGACATTTGTTACAGAGCCCATTGAATCTCCATTCTGCTACCCAACCAGGCAACGTTCTGGTATAG
- a CDS encoding uncharacterized protein (highly similar to uniprot|O43137 Saccharomyces cerevisiae YBR085C-A Hypothetical ORF) produces the protein MSSTLYKQSTNFTHSTGSFLQSAPVELVTVSGYEEFIAKNEKHDKKISTILNEDKSMGYAMQDGQVVATIHGEAKDHLLSLGGF, from the coding sequence ATGTCTTCCACATTATACAAGCaatcaacaaattttacTCACAGCACTGGTTCGTTCTTGCAGAGCGCGCCAGTCGAATTGGTTACCGTTAGCGGGTACGAGGAATTCATTGCCAAGAATGAAAAGCACGATAAGAAAATCTCTACGATCTTAAACGAAGATAAGTCTATGGGTTACGCAATGCAGGATGGTCAAGTCGTTGCAACTATTCATGGCGAAGCAAAGGATCACTTATTGTCCTTGGGTGGGTTTTAA